The Humulus lupulus chromosome 4, drHumLupu1.1, whole genome shotgun sequence genome has a window encoding:
- the LOC133830804 gene encoding uncharacterized protein LOC133830804 produces the protein MELPIPEKVQKIWDLWSLRGCIMLSLLLQIILVLFASSRQRCKNSLLLTLIWAAYLLADWVAAVSIGLITQEQTRTCGHKDGEFDHDIYAFWASFLLLHLGGPDTITSFALEDNEFWLRHLFGLVLQVMAAGYSFYLTLPNNKLWPPTLLVFFVGIIKYTERTRAFYLASLERFGRTALRKPEPGPDYEEVSTNYFSKLLQVPIQGESTENQISSGGVGSSSHDPYMELNRITLNASDELELLKAAHVLFERFKGLIVGFFLTSKDRKSCRDYFLKITDHQCAFRVVEYELSLLFQVLHTKVVVVRQTIGYILRFISLSSILGATIVFLLTEKNGFKSIEVILSYSLLIGAMVLDTISVIKLIFSDWILVVLKHSWRRYVPSFILKRERWSRLIFQYNMISYCLDERPAWFFDLSELFHLREVLDKLKIMMFSSSYKVTDDLQKFIFDNLKEKSNKASTLRESTEACIERGGLALSQSTGKDFASYIKLKWSISEFQYTESILLWHIATEICNEEGNSNSDRKEKRKSKILSEYMFYLLIEQNTIFSPVLGDWHLVFQDTCAEAKRFFRKYSVSNHSRAVEKMNSVRTKFRPAAVKGGRSKSVFFDACILAHQLQKLEDKRWDIMDQVWLELMSYAAINCRPIVHAQQPSWGGELITFTWLLLNHLGLGVQFSEQEERAGMKMVAVK, from the coding sequence ATGGAATTACCGATCCCAGAAAAGGTACAAAAGATATGGGATTTATGGAGTCTTAGGGGGTGTATTATGCTGAGCCTCCTTCTACAAATTATTCTTGTCTTGTTCGCATCTTCCAGGCAACGCTGCAAGAACTCACTGTTACTCACGCTCATCTGGGCAGCCTACTTGCTGGCCGACTGGGTTGCTGCAGTTTCCATTGGTCTAATCACACAAGAACAGACCAGAACTTGTGGACATAAGGATGGAGAGTTTGATCATGACATTTATGCATTCTGGGCTTCGTTTCTTTTACTTCATCTTGGTGGACCTGATACCATCACTTCTTTTGCTCTCGAGGATAATGAGTTCTGGCTCAGGCACTTGTTTGGACTCGTATTACAAGTCATGGCCGCTGGTTACAGTTTCTATCTGACTCTCCCCAATAACAAGCTATGGCCTCCCACACTCCTTGTCTTCTTCGTTGGAATTATCAAGTATACTGAGAGGACACGAGCGTTTTATCTTGCTAGCTTGGAACGTTTCGGAAGGACTGCTCTGCGAAAGCCAGAACCTGGGCCTGACTACGAAGAGGTTTCCACCAACTACTTCTCCAAGTTGCTTCAGGTTCCCATACAGGGAGAGAGCACAGAAAATCAGATAAGCAGTGGTGGTGTTGGGAGTTCTTCCCATGACCCTTATATGGAGCTTAACAGAATCACTTTAAACGCTTCTGACGAGTTGGAACTACTGAAGGCAGCTCATGTACTCTTCGAAAGGTTCAAAGGGCTCATTGTTGGTTTCTTTCTGACTTCTAAAGATCGAAAGTCTTGCCGAGATTATTTTCTGAAAATAACTGATCATCAATGCGCTTTCAGAGTAGTAGAGTACGAGCTCAGCCTCTTGTTCCAGGTTCTTCACACCAAGGTGGTCGTGGTGCGCCAAACAATTGGCTACATACTCCGGTTTATCAGTTTATCTTCCATATTGGGTGCCACCATAGTGTTCCTCTTAACTGAAAAGAATGGATTCAAAAGCATTGAGGTCATTCTCAGTTATTCCTTGCTTATTGGAGCCATGGTCCTCGACACCATATCAGTAATTAAGCTCATTTTTTCTGATTGGATCCTTGTAGTGCTCAAACACAGTTGGAGAAGATATGTTCCTTCATTTATCTTAAAAAGAGAACGGTGGTCGAGATTGATTTTTCAATATAATATGATAAGCTATTGTCTAGATGAACGCCCTGCGTGGTTCTTTGACTTATCTGAGCTTTTTCACCTTCGGGAAGTTCTCGACAAGTTGAAAATCATGATGTTCTCATCTTCATATAAGGTCACAGACGATTTACAGAAATTCATCTTTGATAATCTGAAAGAAAAATCCAACAAGGCAAGCACTTTACGAGAATCAACAGAAGCATGTATAGAAAGAGGTGGTTTGGCTCTTTCACAGAGTACTGGTAAAGATTTTGCTAGCTATATCAAACTAAAATGGAGCATCAGTGAGTTCCAATACACAGAAAGTATTCTTTTGTGGCACATAGCTACCGAGATATGCAACGAGGAGGGAAATTCTAACAGTGATCGAAAGGAAAAAAGGAAGTCTAAGATTCTTTCAGAGTATATGTTCTATCTACTGATTGAGCAGAACACAATATTTTCTCCAGTTTTGGGAGACTGGCACCTTGTGTTTCAAGACACCTGTGCTGAGGCCAAGAGGTTTTTCAGAAAGTACTCGGTATCAAATCACTCTAGAGCCGTAGAAAAAATGAATTCTGTGAGAACAAAGTTCAGACCAGCTGCTGTGAAGGGGGGAAGAAGCAAGTCTGTGTTCTTTGATGCGTGCATCTTGGCACACCAGCTCCAAAAATTGGAGGACAAGCGATGGGATATAATGGATCAGGTGTGGCTGGAGCTCATGTCTTACGCGGCCATTAACTGTAGACCTATTGTCCATGCACAGCAGCCCAGCTGGGGTGGAGAGCTTATTACTTTCACTTGGTTACTGCTCAATCATTTGGGCTTGGGTGTGCAATTCTCCGAACAGGAAGAGCGAGCCGGAATGAAAATGGTGGCAGTAAagtaa
- the LOC133828780 gene encoding thioredoxin H-type-like: MVMTLPCHCPNPHRPKKNSSVIFLKVDVDELQDVAKEWEIEAMPTLLFLKEGKIIDKIAGAKKDELIDKVAKHAAVAAT; encoded by the exons ATGGTGATGACCCTGCCGTGTCATTGCCCCAATCCTCACCGACCTAAGAAGAATTCAAGTGTCATATTCCTGAAAGTTGATGTTGATGAGTTGCAG GATGTTGCTAAGGAGTGGGAAATCGAGGCAATGCCAACCCTTTTGTTCCTCAAAGAAGGGAAAATTATTGACAAGATTGCGGGAGCTAAGAAGGATGAGCTTATTGATAAAGTTGCAAAGCATGCAGCTGTGGCTGCTACTTGA